In Microbacterium cremeum, a genomic segment contains:
- a CDS encoding ABC transporter permease — MTVTRELTLARAAGSRPRRRRLGPAFWSGAGILGGILILAGWMTLWPPYDPFVASGHPMAGPSAEHLLGTDNLGRDTFTRLVLAARTSLVISGAAALLGAVIGTFFGLIAGFVGGRVDAVIMRIVDAILALPAILVALVVGVIVGNGAGPLILALGLVFAPGFARVMRAPVIALRERDFVLAATLSGVRPTRVIAEHLLPNVLTPLCVQFASVASQVVLIEAALSYLGQGVQAPEPSAGRMISEFTRFMQVQPLLIILPSIVIILLSAAWNLLADGLQDYLAPRREPAFSLGRHRSRRRDSAPASDRTTTSTKHTPTEKQS; from the coding sequence ATGACCGTGACAAGGGAGCTCACCCTCGCCAGGGCCGCGGGGAGCCGTCCGCGCCGCCGGCGCCTCGGCCCGGCGTTCTGGAGCGGGGCCGGCATCCTCGGCGGCATCCTGATCCTCGCGGGCTGGATGACACTGTGGCCGCCGTACGACCCGTTCGTCGCGTCCGGCCACCCCATGGCCGGCCCCAGTGCCGAGCACCTTCTGGGCACCGACAACCTCGGCCGCGACACGTTCACGCGTCTCGTGCTCGCCGCCCGGACCAGCCTCGTGATCTCGGGTGCCGCCGCCCTCCTCGGTGCGGTCATCGGCACGTTCTTCGGGCTGATCGCCGGTTTCGTCGGCGGCCGAGTGGATGCCGTCATCATGCGGATCGTCGACGCGATCCTGGCCCTTCCGGCCATCCTGGTCGCCCTGGTCGTCGGCGTCATCGTCGGCAACGGCGCGGGGCCGCTCATCCTCGCGCTGGGGCTGGTGTTCGCTCCCGGCTTCGCCCGGGTCATGCGCGCCCCCGTCATCGCGCTCCGAGAGCGGGACTTCGTCCTCGCCGCCACCCTCAGCGGCGTCCGTCCCACCCGGGTGATCGCCGAGCACCTGCTCCCGAACGTCCTCACGCCGCTGTGCGTGCAGTTCGCATCGGTCGCCTCGCAGGTCGTCTTGATCGAGGCGGCGCTCAGCTATCTCGGCCAGGGCGTGCAGGCGCCCGAGCCCTCCGCCGGCCGGATGATCAGCGAGTTCACCCGCTTCATGCAGGTGCAGCCGCTGCTCATCATCCTCCCCTCCATCGTGATCATCCTCCTGTCGGCCGCGTGGAACCTCCTCGCCGACGGGTTGCAGGACTACCTCGCTCCCCGACGCGAGCCGGCGTTCTCGCTGGGTCGTCACCGCTCTCGTCGCCGCGACTCTGCACCGGCATCCGACCGCACCACCACATCCACGAAGCACACACCAACGGAGAAGCAATCATGA
- a CDS encoding dipeptide/oligopeptide/nickel ABC transporter permease/ATP-binding protein, whose protein sequence is MQLRARLLSPVGIAAIVGSLLLVLVAVLGPIVFASAAETSSVPDRLLPPSLAHPFGTDDLGRDIFARVMVAARLSLLLTLGATVVSTVGGIAFGLITVILPRHPRRWMTGLLDVLLAFPWLLMVLFFTVIWGASASSAMLAIGISGIPFMARLVYNLASSVSGRDYVRAARVVGVGPFGILVRHILPNIANPLLVNAAATASVTLLSFAGLSFLGLGVQPPEYDWGRLLQDGITRIYVNPLAAIGPGIAVVLAGLVFTFVSEALGDNRGAGFRAVGARSAGAALLQRAASRRAEPGAQGAGAPVAGTESGSARPVAEVRELRIAFPTPEGGTVERVHGVDVRVNSGEIVGIVGESGSGKSLTAMALAGLLGGDALVTVAAHRFDGVDMTRPISASDRSKLGIELGMVFQDPLTSLNPGLTVGRQLTEVPEVHLGMSRAEARDRATAALDAVGIEHARTRLSQYPHQFSGGMRQRAMIGMALTGRPKLIIADEPTTALDVTVQRQVLGVLRAAQRDTGAAIIFISHDIALVSAFCDRVLVMKDGRIVEELDAQRIREDAVHPYSRALVACLPDMTSDRTQPLPVIPPELAAAALAEEVSV, encoded by the coding sequence ATGCAGCTGCGCGCCCGTCTGCTCTCCCCCGTCGGCATCGCCGCGATCGTGGGCTCCCTGCTCCTGGTGCTCGTCGCCGTGCTGGGGCCGATCGTGTTCGCCTCCGCCGCCGAGACGAGCTCCGTTCCCGACCGGCTCCTCCCGCCGAGCCTCGCGCACCCGTTCGGAACGGACGACCTCGGCCGCGACATCTTCGCCCGGGTCATGGTGGCCGCGCGGCTCTCATTGCTGCTGACCCTCGGCGCCACCGTGGTCTCGACCGTGGGCGGCATCGCGTTCGGCCTCATCACGGTCATCCTGCCGCGGCATCCGCGACGGTGGATGACGGGACTGCTCGACGTGCTGCTCGCCTTCCCCTGGCTGCTGATGGTGCTCTTCTTCACCGTCATCTGGGGCGCGAGCGCCTCGAGCGCGATGCTGGCGATCGGCATCTCGGGGATCCCGTTCATGGCGCGACTGGTGTACAACCTGGCGTCGTCGGTCTCGGGACGCGACTACGTCCGTGCGGCCCGGGTGGTGGGGGTGGGGCCCTTCGGCATCCTCGTCCGCCACATCCTGCCGAACATCGCCAACCCGCTCCTCGTCAACGCGGCGGCCACGGCGAGCGTCACGCTGCTCTCGTTCGCGGGGCTGTCGTTCCTGGGCCTGGGTGTCCAGCCTCCGGAGTACGACTGGGGCCGGCTTCTGCAGGACGGCATCACCCGGATCTACGTCAACCCGCTCGCCGCGATCGGGCCCGGCATCGCGGTGGTTCTCGCCGGCCTCGTGTTCACGTTCGTCAGCGAAGCGCTCGGCGACAACAGGGGCGCGGGATTCCGGGCGGTGGGAGCCCGCTCGGCGGGGGCGGCCCTGCTGCAGCGCGCGGCGTCGCGGCGCGCAGAGCCTGGCGCGCAGGGGGCCGGCGCACCGGTGGCCGGCACGGAGTCGGGGTCGGCACGCCCCGTCGCCGAGGTCCGAGAACTGCGGATCGCCTTCCCGACGCCGGAGGGCGGCACGGTCGAACGCGTGCACGGGGTCGACGTGCGTGTGAACTCCGGCGAGATCGTGGGGATCGTCGGCGAGTCCGGATCCGGCAAGTCGCTCACAGCCATGGCTCTCGCGGGCCTGCTCGGCGGGGATGCGCTCGTGACGGTGGCGGCCCACCGGTTCGACGGCGTGGACATGACCCGGCCGATCTCGGCCTCCGATCGCTCGAAGCTGGGCATCGAGCTCGGCATGGTGTTCCAGGATCCGTTGACCTCGCTCAACCCCGGCCTCACGGTCGGACGCCAGCTCACCGAGGTGCCGGAGGTGCACCTGGGGATGAGCCGGGCCGAAGCACGCGATCGGGCGACGGCGGCACTCGATGCGGTCGGGATCGAGCACGCGCGCACCCGGCTGTCACAGTATCCGCACCAGTTCAGCGGCGGAATGCGCCAACGCGCGATGATCGGCATGGCGCTCACCGGGCGTCCGAAGCTCATCATCGCCGACGAGCCGACGACCGCGCTCGACGTCACGGTGCAGCGTCAGGTCCTGGGCGTCCTGCGCGCGGCGCAGCGCGACACCGGCGCGGCGATCATCTTCATCTCACACGACATCGCGCTCGTCTCGGCGTTCTGCGACCGGGTGCTCGTGATGAAGGACGGGCGGATCGTCGAGGAGCTCGATGCGCAGCGCATCCGTGAGGATGCCGTGCACCCGTACTCGCGCGCGCTCGTCGCCTGTCTGCCCGACATGACGTCCGACCGGACCCAGCCCCTTCCCGTCATCCCACCCGAACTGGCGGCGGCCGCCCTCGCCGAGGAGGTGAGCGTGTGA
- a CDS encoding ABC transporter permease, translating to MTTPPPPIAADLADAPTSALAVRAEGLRRPRLSARGSFLLRRLGRLFVSLLVVVVASFFLVHLVPGDPVRAALGIQASPELVAATRAELGLDKPILQQFADYVAGLLHGDLGVSIRTGRPVSDMIAQRFPPTATLGVASFLVALFAAVPIGIGAALSTQRRGRSALDATLSGVLGMLIAVPGFLLAVGLIALFAVQLGWLPAAGWGEPQDAILPVLALALGPMAYLARIVQVEMVGVLGATYMTTARAKRLPSRLVYMRHALPNIITASLTVGGLLLSGLIAGTVLIETIFAIPGMGGLMVPAVGAKDYPVVQGLVIVYALIILGVNLVVDLILVTVDPRSSITEG from the coding sequence ATGACGACGCCGCCTCCGCCCATCGCCGCCGACCTGGCGGACGCGCCCACGTCCGCGCTCGCGGTGCGGGCGGAGGGGCTTCGTCGCCCGCGCCTGTCGGCGCGCGGGTCGTTCCTCCTCCGTCGGCTCGGAAGGCTCTTCGTCTCGCTCCTGGTCGTCGTCGTCGCGTCGTTCTTCCTCGTCCATCTCGTGCCGGGAGATCCCGTGCGCGCCGCGCTCGGCATCCAGGCATCGCCCGAGCTCGTGGCCGCGACCAGAGCCGAGCTGGGTCTGGACAAGCCGATCCTTCAGCAGTTCGCGGACTACGTCGCCGGCCTCCTCCACGGCGATCTCGGCGTGTCGATCCGCACCGGGCGGCCGGTGTCGGACATGATCGCGCAGCGATTCCCTCCCACCGCGACCCTCGGAGTGGCAAGCTTCCTGGTGGCGCTGTTCGCCGCCGTGCCGATCGGCATCGGCGCCGCTCTGAGCACGCAGCGGCGAGGTCGTTCCGCGCTCGACGCGACCCTGTCGGGAGTCCTCGGCATGCTCATCGCGGTGCCGGGGTTCCTCCTCGCGGTGGGGCTCATCGCGCTGTTCGCCGTGCAGCTGGGCTGGCTGCCGGCGGCCGGATGGGGCGAACCGCAGGACGCCATCCTGCCGGTGCTCGCGCTGGCCCTCGGGCCCATGGCCTACCTCGCACGCATCGTGCAGGTCGAGATGGTGGGTGTGCTCGGCGCGACCTACATGACCACGGCGCGCGCGAAGCGCCTGCCCTCGCGCCTGGTCTACATGCGCCACGCGCTGCCCAACATCATCACGGCCTCGCTCACCGTCGGCGGTCTGCTGCTGAGCGGCCTGATCGCGGGGACGGTGCTCATCGAGACGATCTTCGCGATCCCGGGAATGGGCGGACTCATGGTGCCCGCCGTCGGGGCGAAGGACTACCCGGTCGTCCAAGGGCTCGTGATCGTCTACGCGCTCATCATCCTCGGCGTCAACCTCGTCGTCGACCTGATTCTCGTGACCGTCGACCCGCGGTCCTCGATCACGGAGGGCTGA
- a CDS encoding ABC transporter substrate-binding protein, with translation MNRRHWAGVAALAVATLTIAGCTSGGATGAEEEPGEPVAGGTLTWGVSAEPSAGGLDPMVASAIAAEVIDSIAYDTLLTRDDDGDVEPALATEWEQPDELTWVFQLRDDVTFADGTPFDAGDVVYSFETRADGGSNATYLSSMESVEATGDHEVTFHFSQPDGTFLDAVSARQTFFIVSEEAYGNATEEERQTRTVGTGAFQVTDWEQGVSITMEKNEDYWGDEPYLDEIVFELYPDENTLLAAVQQGSVQAASFIDGSLAQQAEASGFTLGDAAFRQNLAIYINPESGPLADVDVRRAFSLALDRGALVETAMLGNAGVSFVPPAGDPGAPDAADLPYYTRDVDEAKRLLEQAGQPNPEITLSYMGDVAAAHHPVYEMMQQQLAEAGITLNLKATPLAEISPIFTTGESWTDLVAIPGSPRASAVFYLEPVLLEGGVYNHWDGNPDAAKARELLQQAKAATSPEEYADLVDQLATEAAEQALEFVPAAVPVYFEVWDSSKLHGYESDAFYSRSALDTSWLSQ, from the coding sequence ATGAACAGACGACACTGGGCGGGCGTGGCAGCGCTCGCCGTCGCGACCCTGACGATCGCCGGATGCACGTCCGGCGGCGCGACAGGCGCCGAGGAGGAGCCCGGTGAGCCGGTCGCAGGCGGCACGCTCACGTGGGGCGTGTCGGCGGAGCCCTCGGCGGGAGGCCTCGACCCGATGGTCGCGTCCGCCATCGCCGCCGAGGTCATCGACTCGATCGCCTACGACACCCTCCTCACCCGCGACGATGACGGCGACGTCGAGCCGGCTCTGGCCACCGAGTGGGAGCAGCCCGACGAACTGACCTGGGTGTTCCAGCTCCGCGATGACGTCACCTTCGCCGACGGCACGCCGTTCGACGCCGGCGACGTCGTGTACTCGTTCGAGACGCGAGCGGACGGCGGCTCCAACGCCACCTACCTCAGCAGCATGGAGAGCGTCGAGGCGACCGGCGACCACGAGGTGACGTTCCACTTCAGCCAGCCCGACGGCACGTTCCTCGACGCCGTCTCGGCCCGCCAGACCTTCTTCATCGTCAGCGAGGAGGCGTACGGGAACGCCACCGAGGAGGAACGTCAGACCCGCACCGTCGGCACCGGCGCATTCCAGGTGACGGACTGGGAGCAGGGCGTCTCCATCACGATGGAGAAGAACGAGGACTACTGGGGCGACGAGCCGTACCTCGACGAGATCGTGTTCGAGCTGTACCCCGACGAGAACACTCTCCTGGCCGCCGTGCAGCAGGGCAGCGTGCAGGCGGCGTCGTTCATCGACGGGAGCCTCGCCCAGCAGGCGGAGGCATCGGGCTTCACCCTCGGCGACGCCGCGTTCCGTCAAAATCTTGCGATCTACATCAATCCCGAGTCCGGCCCGCTCGCAGACGTCGACGTCCGTCGTGCGTTCTCGCTCGCCCTGGACCGCGGGGCCCTCGTCGAAACCGCGATGCTCGGCAACGCAGGCGTCTCCTTCGTTCCTCCGGCCGGCGACCCGGGTGCTCCCGATGCCGCCGACCTGCCGTACTACACGCGGGATGTCGACGAGGCGAAACGGCTCCTCGAACAAGCCGGCCAGCCCAACCCCGAGATCACCCTCAGCTACATGGGTGACGTCGCGGCGGCGCACCACCCGGTCTACGAGATGATGCAGCAGCAGCTCGCGGAGGCGGGTATCACGCTGAACCTGAAGGCCACCCCGCTGGCCGAGATCTCGCCGATCTTCACCACGGGCGAATCCTGGACCGATCTGGTCGCGATCCCGGGCAGCCCGAGGGCCTCGGCCGTGTTCTACCTCGAGCCGGTCCTGCTCGAAGGGGGCGTCTACAACCACTGGGACGGAAACCCGGATGCCGCCAAGGCGCGCGAGCTCCTGCAGCAGGCCAAGGCCGCGACCTCGCCCGAGGAGTACGCCGACCTCGTCGACCAGCTTGCCACCGAGGCCGCCGAGCAGGCGCTGGAGTTCGTCCCCGCCGCAGTTCCGGTGTACTTCGAAGTGTGGGACAGCAGCAAGCTGCACGGCTATGAGAGCGACGCGTTCTACTCGCGTTCCGCTCTCGACACCAGCTGGCTCTCGCAGTGA
- a CDS encoding MFS transporter, producing MHDDSVDEIDRSGLDSSQQRRRAVIGSSVGTVIEWYDFTLYGLASALVFAPLFFPGAGELAGLLGAFAGFAVGFGARPIGGLIFAHFGDRVGRKTTLLVTLLMMGTATTLIGLLPTAEAIGIWAPILLIVLRLFQGAGAGAEFAGAMTMASESAPNRNRAFIAGFPGASVYVGMALATTAFALISLLPADQFLSWGWRVPFIASVVIVAFALYFRLRVKETAAFENAERAGAVASAPLAEAVRTHWRFLLPGMALFVFALPWVYVVQTFSLSYTTGTLSVNPTHALIALIVAELLTIPATLLFGRLADRIGRKPVLLGAAIFGVVFAFPMFVLFNTGNSLLVAAGLILGLAVIQGATIGVSAAMLAELFPTRMRWSGIAISREIPAALVGGTAPLVATALVAASGGTPWLVAGYLVGLSVIGLVGIAFLPETLHRDSPSSPAPSPRADDAAVTR from the coding sequence ATGCACGACGACAGCGTCGACGAGATCGACCGATCCGGACTGGACAGCTCGCAGCAACGCCGGCGAGCGGTGATCGGCAGCTCGGTGGGAACGGTCATCGAGTGGTACGACTTCACGCTGTACGGGCTCGCATCGGCGCTCGTCTTCGCGCCGCTCTTCTTCCCGGGCGCCGGCGAGCTTGCCGGTCTGCTCGGCGCATTCGCCGGCTTCGCGGTGGGCTTCGGTGCCCGCCCGATCGGCGGCCTCATCTTCGCCCACTTCGGCGACCGCGTCGGCCGCAAGACGACCCTCCTGGTGACGCTGCTGATGATGGGCACCGCGACGACGCTCATCGGCCTGCTCCCGACGGCCGAGGCGATCGGCATCTGGGCGCCCATCCTGCTCATCGTGCTGCGGCTGTTCCAGGGCGCAGGCGCGGGTGCAGAGTTCGCAGGGGCCATGACGATGGCCAGCGAGTCGGCGCCCAACCGGAACCGGGCGTTCATCGCGGGCTTCCCGGGCGCGTCGGTGTACGTCGGCATGGCACTGGCCACGACCGCGTTCGCGCTCATCAGCCTGCTCCCGGCGGACCAGTTCCTGTCGTGGGGCTGGCGAGTTCCCTTCATCGCGAGCGTGGTCATCGTGGCGTTCGCCCTGTACTTCCGGCTCCGTGTCAAGGAGACGGCGGCGTTCGAAAATGCCGAGCGCGCAGGCGCCGTGGCCAGCGCGCCGCTCGCCGAGGCCGTCCGCACGCACTGGCGGTTCCTGCTCCCGGGGATGGCGCTGTTCGTCTTCGCCCTGCCGTGGGTCTATGTCGTGCAGACCTTCTCGCTCTCGTACACGACCGGCACCCTGTCGGTGAATCCGACCCACGCGCTCATCGCCCTCATCGTCGCCGAGCTGCTCACGATCCCCGCGACGCTGCTCTTCGGCCGGCTCGCCGACCGGATCGGCCGCAAGCCGGTGCTCCTTGGCGCCGCGATCTTCGGCGTCGTGTTCGCGTTCCCCATGTTCGTCCTTTTTAACACCGGGAACTCGCTCCTGGTCGCCGCCGGGCTGATCCTCGGTCTCGCCGTGATCCAGGGCGCGACGATCGGGGTCAGCGCCGCGATGCTCGCCGAGCTCTTCCCCACGCGCATGCGCTGGAGCGGCATCGCGATCTCACGCGAGATCCCGGCGGCGCTCGTGGGCGGCACCGCCCCGCTCGTGGCCACAGCGCTCGTTGCCGCGAGCGGCGGCACACCGTGGCTGGTCGCGGGCTACCTCGTGGGCCTGAGCGTCATCGGGCTGGTGGGCATCGCGTTCCTCCCCGAGACGCTGCACCGCGACAGTCCGTCTTCGCCGGCGCCGTCACCCCGCGCCGACGATGCGGCCGTCACCCGGTGA
- a CDS encoding ABC transporter permease, translated as MTRYILSRLLSSLFVLFVLSVLVFSMVRIIPGDPLAAFADPANPDPAKLAALRSELGLDQPWITQYFVWLLGVVQGDFGRAITVPGEVSDLIASRLPLSLTLAVMATVFGTVMGIPAGVLAATRWRRPSDHAVRGLSFILLATPPFVLGTVLILINSLTLRLPLVGYSGAASDPLRAFGVLLLPALLIGIVLAAIIARYTRGTLLDTLGQDFVRTARAKGASPGRLVVRHALRNALIPVVTVIGIELAALVGGTVVIEAVFSLPGMGSLLLTGIRSSDYPIIQATVLLIGVVYVLINLVVDLLYPLIDPRVRVHTR; from the coding sequence GTGACCCGATACATCCTCTCTCGGCTGCTGTCGTCGCTGTTCGTCCTATTCGTGCTGTCGGTGCTCGTGTTCTCGATGGTGCGTATCATTCCGGGCGACCCGCTGGCCGCCTTCGCCGATCCCGCCAACCCCGACCCGGCGAAGCTCGCCGCCCTGCGCAGCGAGCTGGGTCTCGACCAGCCGTGGATCACGCAGTACTTCGTGTGGCTACTGGGGGTGGTTCAGGGCGATTTCGGCCGTGCGATCACCGTGCCGGGCGAGGTGTCGGACCTCATCGCGTCCCGGCTCCCGTTGAGCCTCACTCTCGCAGTCATGGCGACGGTGTTCGGCACGGTGATGGGCATCCCGGCCGGGGTCCTCGCCGCGACGCGGTGGCGGCGTCCTTCCGACCACGCGGTGCGCGGACTGTCGTTCATCCTCCTGGCGACGCCGCCGTTCGTCCTCGGCACAGTGCTCATCCTGATCAACTCACTGACGCTGCGCCTGCCGCTGGTCGGCTACTCGGGAGCGGCCTCGGATCCGCTGCGCGCATTCGGGGTGCTGCTTCTGCCCGCGCTGCTGATCGGGATCGTGCTCGCCGCGATCATCGCCAGGTACACGCGCGGAACGCTGCTGGACACACTGGGGCAGGATTTCGTCCGGACTGCCAGGGCCAAGGGCGCCTCGCCGGGTCGACTGGTCGTGCGTCACGCACTGCGCAACGCACTCATCCCGGTCGTCACCGTGATCGGCATCGAACTGGCAGCCCTTGTCGGCGGCACCGTGGTCATCGAGGCGGTGTTCTCCCTGCCCGGGATGGGCTCGCTTCTGCTCACCGGCATCCGCTCGTCGGACTACCCAATCATCCAGGCCACGGTGCTCCTCATCGGCGTCGTGTACGTGCTGATCAACTTGGTCGTCGACCTGCTCTATCCACTGATCGATCCCCGAGTGAGGGTGCACACACGATGA
- a CDS encoding ABC transporter ATP-binding protein, whose translation MNALQIDRLTVRYGRATVVDDVSIAVPEGRTVGLVGESGSGKSTIAAAAVGLVHPAAGEIRVGGVVASGRGAAAREARRRLQLVFQDPFSALDPRMSVGDSIAEALRATGRPWSRADKVARVRELLGLVHLDPDRADELPAAFSGGQRQRITIARALAGEPSVLIADEVTSALDVSVQGAILNLLRELQDRLGLSMLFISHNLAVVRYVSDEVCVMRHGRIVESGRTEELLAAPAETYTRELLEAVPVLGVRMVTG comes from the coding sequence GTGAACGCGCTCCAGATCGACCGACTCACCGTTCGCTACGGCCGTGCGACCGTCGTGGACGACGTGTCCATCGCCGTCCCGGAAGGACGAACGGTGGGGCTGGTCGGCGAATCGGGATCGGGCAAGAGCACGATCGCCGCGGCGGCTGTGGGTCTGGTGCACCCCGCTGCAGGCGAGATCCGGGTCGGCGGAGTCGTCGCGTCGGGACGCGGTGCCGCCGCCCGCGAGGCTCGGCGGCGTCTTCAGCTGGTCTTCCAGGATCCGTTCTCGGCGCTCGATCCACGGATGTCGGTGGGTGACTCGATAGCCGAGGCGCTGCGTGCGACCGGCCGGCCGTGGAGCCGCGCCGACAAGGTCGCGCGCGTACGCGAGCTGCTGGGTCTCGTGCACCTCGACCCGGATCGGGCTGACGAGCTTCCCGCCGCGTTCTCGGGCGGGCAGCGCCAGCGCATCACGATCGCGCGCGCCCTCGCCGGTGAGCCGTCCGTGCTGATCGCCGACGAGGTGACCAGCGCGCTCGACGTGTCGGTGCAGGGCGCGATCCTGAATCTCCTGCGCGAGCTGCAGGACCGGCTCGGACTGTCGATGCTGTTCATCTCGCACAACCTGGCCGTCGTGCGCTACGTGAGCGACGAGGTCTGCGTCATGCGGCACGGGCGAATCGTCGAATCGGGGCGAACCGAAGAGCTGCTCGCCGCGCCGGCAGAGACCTACACGCGGGAACTGCTCGAGGCGGTTCCGGTGCTGGGCGTGCGGATGGTCACCGGGTGA
- the solA gene encoding N-methyl-L-tryptophan oxidase, whose translation MESFEVAVVGMGALGSAATYQLARRGAKVVAFEQYELGHVRGASHDTSRIVRTSYGAPEYVRLAQSAYRDWADLERESGERLLTITGGVIFLPIDGPYSASDFTSALSECGVEHELLSPAEVQARWPQFQVPENVETVYTADTGIAHASRTVATLQMRARVHGADIRDRTAVESLTPDSAGVIVHTSGGDIRARKVILATDAWTNTLLEPLDAAIPLDVMQEQVTYFRPSAPHDYDPARFPVWIWEDDECYYGFPTYGEPTIKAARDVSENRMTPAMRSFVPSPELTAQLSGFVTGLIPGAGSELRTITCQYALTKDRRFVLSALPQHPDIIVGLAAGHGFKFTPALGRVLAELALEGESTDDLSEFGAVAAMAQ comes from the coding sequence ATGGAGTCTTTCGAGGTGGCTGTCGTCGGCATGGGGGCACTCGGCAGTGCAGCCACGTACCAGCTCGCGCGCCGGGGTGCGAAGGTGGTGGCCTTCGAGCAGTACGAGCTGGGCCACGTGCGAGGCGCCTCGCACGACACGTCGCGGATAGTGCGGACCTCGTACGGAGCCCCCGAGTACGTGCGGCTCGCGCAGTCCGCGTACCGCGACTGGGCCGATCTCGAGCGGGAGTCGGGCGAGCGGCTGCTCACGATCACCGGCGGTGTGATCTTCCTCCCGATCGACGGCCCCTACTCGGCCTCGGACTTCACCTCGGCGCTGAGCGAGTGCGGCGTCGAGCACGAACTGCTCAGTCCCGCTGAGGTGCAGGCGCGCTGGCCGCAGTTCCAGGTGCCCGAGAACGTCGAGACGGTTTACACCGCCGACACCGGCATCGCCCACGCGTCCCGGACGGTCGCGACCCTGCAGATGAGGGCCCGCGTGCACGGCGCCGACATCCGCGACCGCACGGCTGTGGAGTCGCTCACGCCGGACAGCGCCGGGGTGATCGTGCACACCTCTGGAGGCGACATCCGTGCCCGCAAGGTGATCCTGGCCACCGACGCGTGGACGAACACGCTCCTCGAGCCGCTGGACGCGGCCATCCCGCTGGATGTGATGCAGGAGCAGGTCACCTACTTCCGCCCGTCGGCGCCGCATGACTACGACCCCGCGCGGTTCCCGGTGTGGATCTGGGAGGACGACGAGTGCTACTACGGCTTCCCCACGTACGGCGAGCCGACCATCAAAGCCGCACGCGATGTCTCGGAGAACCGGATGACGCCCGCAATGCGGTCCTTCGTCCCCTCACCCGAGCTCACTGCACAGCTGTCCGGCTTCGTGACGGGGCTCATCCCCGGTGCCGGGTCCGAGCTGCGCACGATCACGTGCCAGTACGCGCTCACCAAGGACCGCCGCTTCGTGCTCAGTGCGCTGCCGCAGCACCCCGACATCATCGTCGGCCTCGCCGCCGGGCACGGCTTCAAGTTCACCCCGGCGCTCGGCCGCGTGCTCGCCGAGCTGGCGCTGGAGGGCGAATCCACCGATGACCTCAGCGAGTTCGGCGCCGTCGCAGCGATGGCCCAGTGA